The Bifidobacteriaceae bacterium genome segment CAGCTCAGCGAGGGCTGCGACGGGATCATAAGGGTTTCTGACATCTATGTGGTCCCCACCGGCACCGTTTCGCCAGGCGACAACATTAAGAAGAAGGACCCATCCGGCACGCCTAACCTGATCACCGCGACGTTGATGGGGCGCGGGTTCGCGTACGAGACGATTGGCTACACCGAGCCCGCCGGGAAAATCAGGCCCGGCGTTTACGACATCATTGAGGACGTCTGCCTGGACGAGGATTTCAACGACGGCGACACGATCCTTCGCCGCGCGTTTGAGGTCACGGGGGTGGATCCGTTGAACCCGCCTTCAGTCGCCAGCGAACTGGCCATCAAGAAGATCAAAGCGGAGGCGGCCAAAGAGGCCGACCGCTATGACGACACCATGTCATCCTTTGGCTGGGACTACTTCTGGCTGCTGTTTGGCAAGGTGGCCCCGTCCAGCAGTCCACGGCAAGTGTTAGAGCCCCTGTTCGACAGCCTTGTCTGCGTAGACGACCTGATCGGTGACCTGGTGGCCGATTGCGAAGACCTGATCAGCCAAGGGATGGACCAAGTGCCTGGGCCGCCGAGCTTCAGGGAGACCGCCGAAGCCGTAGGGATCTTCCATTCCAGGGTGTACCGAGGAATCGCGGCGGATCCGCCGGACTCCGCCTACGCCGAGCCGGTGGTTTTGGGGCAGGCACCAGACCTCGGGTCGGGTGAGGGCACCGAATCGCGAAGAGCCGCCCAAGAACTGCTCCACGCGGTCTGGGCCGAAGGTCTGGCGGCAGAGGCGTTCTTACACGCTTTGGAGAAGTACCAAGGCGCCCAGGAAGCACGGGACCCCGCGGCGGCGGTGGCACAGGCCAAGGCGGCGTCAGCCTACGCGCGCCAGGCCGCCGCCGGGCTGGAGGCCCAGGCGGATGCGCGCCAGAAACTGTTGGCGCTGGAGCCCTTGCCGAATGGGTTGCTGAATCCGACCACCGCCGCCGGCCTGGCGGAGATCCACCAGCGGTTGAAGGGCGGCGGTTCGCTCACCGCCGCCGAGGTTGCGGTCTTGGAGGGCTACGGTTTGAACGAGGCCGACCGCCAGGTCTTTGTGCAGGCGGTCATCGACGAAGAGGTTCTGGCCGCCCCTTACGTGTCCTTGGCGGACCTCGACGCGCAAGCCTCGGCCGCCGCGGCCACATTGGCTCCGGCTCTTGAGGAGGTGGCGACCCTGTTCGACGGGATCGTCTCCCAGCTGGAGACGGCCATGGCGAGCGCGAGTTTGAGCGGGTACCCGGCGGTGGCCCTCAGCGGGTCGGCGGCGGGGGAGGTCGGGTCTTCGGTGACGGTGACGGCATCGACGGGTTCGGGTAACACGGTGGCGTGGGACACGGACGCGGACGGGGACTTTGACGACGGGACGGGGGCGACGGCATCGGCGGCGCTGACCCACCTGGGGCCAAACGCGGTCGGGGCGTTGGCGACGGACGCGTCCGGGCGCCAGACGGTCGCGTACCACCTGGTGGCGGCCGCGTACCCGGCCAGCCACCCGACAGTCGTATCCGCCAATCCGGCGGTCGGGACGGCGGTGGAAGTTGACCAGGGCGCGGTGGCGGCCTTCGAAATCACACCCGGCCACACGGCCGGCCTGCCCGTCACGGTGACCTGGTACGTGGGCGGCCAAGCGGCCGGCACCGGCAACCGCGTGGAGGTGACCGGCAGCTCCGCGAAGCCGATCCAATACGTCGAGGCGGAGCTGACCGACACCAACGGCGTGACCGAATGGGTCGTGTGGGAGGCGTGGACCCCGGCCGCGCAGGGCGCGCCCGGGCTGACTGCGGGGTTCCGGTCGGAGGCGTCGACCGGGCTGGTTGACGTGGCGTGGGACCGTGCGGGCGGATCGATCGCGGCGGTGTCGAGTGTCTACGGGACATCCCAGAATTCCGCCGCGAGCAACGCGATCAACTCCTATTACGCCTGGTCCTGGTCGACCGGTCAGAACCAAACCACGAACCAGTGGATAACCATTGATTTGGGCGCCGATTGGGAAATCGCCGAAGTCCGGGTCACCCCGCACTCCAGCGGGAACTATCTGCCGGACAGCGTGGAGCTGTCGGTTGGTGACAACCCGCAAGGTCCGTTCACGCCGTTTGCGGGCGGGTCGTTCGGCACCGGCAACGCGACCCGGACCTGGGCGGCTCCGCACGGGGTCAACGGTCGCTACCTGCGCCTGGACGTTCCCCAGGCCCAGGCCGGCGCCTCCGTGATCACACTTCGGCGAATCGAGGTCCTGACCGGACAGGTGGGCGGGGCGGAGGTCGCGTTCGCCGACGCCTCGAGCGGTGCGGCGGCTGTGACGGGTTGGGCCTGGGATTTCGGCGACGGCACCACGTCAACGGAGCAGAACCCAACCCACAAATATGCTTCCACGGGCACCTATCAGGTCTCCTTGACCGTGACGGACGCCGACGGCGGGACAGCCACCGCCACCCGGTCCCAAGTGGTGCGAGGGCAGTCCGTGAACCCCGCCGTGGCATGGCCCGCAGAACCGGACGAGCGTTTCGCCCCTGTCTTTGGGATCAACCGGGCGGAATTGTCCTCGGTGGAGATCGACTGGGGAGACGGGTCGGCCCCCACCAGCGCGGACGCTTCGTCATGGTCACCTGCGGTGCCGTTGTACAGCCCCATGCACACGTTCCCCGACAACGGGGTCTATCAGGTGACGGTGACGGGCACGGACGTGTACGGCTTGCCGATTGTGCCGGTGACAACGGCTCTGACGGTGGCGAACTGGCCGCCCGATCTTTGGATCGCGCAGGACCACGAGATTTACGCGACGCAGCTGTGGAGGCCCGCGCCGAGCGTTTACGACGTCGCGGCGGACGGGGCCACGCTGGTTTGCGAGTGGGACTACGGCGACGGGGCCACCGAGCGTGGCCTGTGCGCCGAGTCGGCGACCTGGCAGCGACACATGTATGCGCCCGGAACGTACACTGCGACCGTCACCGTGATCGACAAGGACGGCGGTCAGCGTAGCGAGTCGACCACTGTCGTGGTGAAAGACAGCCACTACGTGAACGTGTATCCGGTGGCGGGCACGGCCACTGCGGATTCGGTTGTCGTGCGGGTGAAAGTGTGGGTGTGGGAAACCTGGGCCGAGGCGGCCGGCGCCCAGGTGGAGATTGCGGTCGGATCGACTGTGGTTTCGGTGACGACCGACGCGCACGGAGTGGCCGAGGCGCGGGTTCCCCGTGTTGCCTGGACCCCGGTGACCGCCTCGGTCGTAGCCGTGCCCGGAATGCCTTTTGCCGCAGGTTCGGACAGCAATGACCTGTCAATGATCGGGCGCCCACAGGGCGATGTTGTGTTTCTGGTTGACGATTCGGGTTCCATGGCCGGCGCTATCAGCAGCGTGCGGGAGAACATCGATTTCATCGCTGGCCGGTTGGGCATCGCGTTGGATTACCAGATTGGGGTCATGCCTTTGAATTACGAGGGCTCAGGCCCGCGCATTCTGTCTGCTGCGACCGATTCCCTGCCATGGATCCGCAAGGCGGTCGGACTGCTTGACACAAATGGGAACGGCGAACTGGGCCCAGACGCGATCGTCTCGGCTTTTGACTCCAGGACTGGCCTGCGCCCGGAGGCCGCGAGCTGCCTGGTCCTGGTGGCGGATGAGCACACCCAATGGTCCGCCTACACGGTGGCGGATGCCACGCAGGCTTTGGCGGACAACGACGCGACACTGTTCTCGATCGTGCCGACGGCGGCTAGCGCTGGCAACCAGGAGTACCGGGACATGGCGATCGGTTCCGGTGGGGCGGTGTTCGACTTCACCGATTTCGTCCGAAATCCCCAACCCGTGCTGAGCGCTTTGACAACACAGTGTGTGGCGTCAGTCGCTGATCGCCCGGACTTGTCGGTGACGGTGGAGGACGGTCTGAATCAGGTGGCGCAGGATGGCTCCGGGACTCACACCGTGGTGGTGTCGAATGACGGACTGGTGGGCGCGATCGGAGTTGAGTTGACGTTGGATGTTGACGGCCCGGTCAGTTTGGGTTCGGTTTCTGGTTCTGGCGTTGTGACTCCGCTGGCCGGCGGTGGCTCGCGGATCGCGTGGCCGGCGTTTGGCCTGGCGGCAGGCCAGACCGCCTCTTTCACCGTGGGTTGGTCGCCTTCGGCCGGCGCGCTGGCTGGCGACGTGGTTTCAGCGGCGGCTCAGGTGGTTGACGATGGTTCGAATGGGGCGGATCTGTCGCCCGCGAACAACTCGACTTTGGACACGACCGTGGTTGTGGCGCCGGGGACTCAGACCGTGTCGGTTGTGTATGTGGACGACGAGGCGGCGGGGGCGCCCGTGGTCCCGGCGGCCGGTGCGCGGACGGTGCTGGTCGGCCCTCGGTTGACCGCGGTTGGGTTCACCGAGGCCGAGGCGCGGGCGGGGGTTCCTTCGGGGTTTGTGTTTGTCTCGCTGGACAACGTCGCCACGTTCGACGATGACGACCAGGCGGCTCAGGTGATCACGGTGCATTTGGCGCACCACCGCACCCAGTCGTCTTTGGTCGCGACCCGCACGGTCGAGTACTTGGGCGCGGGCGCGTCGACTCCGGCGCCGGTTGTCCAGGACTTGTTGTGGTTTGTGGCGACCGACGATGTGACCGGGGTGACCACGTATTCCACGCCGGGCGGCTACCCGGAGGTCGTGTCCCCGGTGGTGCCTGGGTTCCACGCGGAACCCAGGGCGGTGCCCGCCACGGCGCCGGTCGCCTCGACGCTGGCGCGGCCGGCCGACTCGGTGGTGTCGGTGGTGTACTTGGCCGGTTCGGAGCAGTCGGTGTCGGTTGTGTACGTGGATGACGACCTGGGCGGCGGCCAGGTGGCGCCCGTTCCGGGGACCAGGACGCTGCTGGTGGGCGCCCGCTTGTCGCCGGTCGGCTTCACCGAGGCGGAGGCGCGCGCCGGCGTGCCGGAAGGGTACATGTTCTCCGCGATGGAGGGCGTGGCCGCTTTTGACGACGACGACTCCCAGGCGCAGACCATCACGGTTCATTTGGCCCACCACCACACGGTTTCAACCCTGGTTGTGACCCGGACGGTTGAGTACACGGGCGCGGGGAACGGCACCCCGCAGCCGGTGGTCCAGGAGGTCCTGTGGTTTGTGGACGCGGACGATGTGACGGGTGTGACGGTCTACTGGTCGTCTGAGGGTTACCCGGCGGTCGCGACTCCACAGGTCGAGGGGCACACCCCGGACCGGGATGTGGTGGCGGGCACCGGCCCGGTCGGTTCCACGACGGTGTTGCCGGTTGACGTGGTCGAGGTGGTCGAATACGAACCCGCCCAAGAACCGGAGCCCACACCGACTCCAACCGCGACGCCCAGTCCAACGCCCACGCCGAGCACGCCGGGTTCGACACCATCTCCGACTTCGAGTCCAACACCCATGCCGAGTTCGACGCCCGCGGGGCCAACACCGACGCCTAGTTCGACCCCGGCTCCAACGCCAACGCCGACGCCGACGTCGCACGCGGCGCCAACGCAGACGCCCACAGGAACGCCGCCCCTGGCTCCATCTCCGAGCGCTTCGGCTCCCGTGGCGGTTCCATCGGCTTCCGCGCCGCCGAGTCTGCCGATCACGGGCTCTGGCGGCGCCGGCGGCCTGGCTGCGGCAACTGCGTTCCTATTGGCGCTGGGCGCCGCGCTGGCGAACGCGGCCCGTGCCAGACGGCATCGGACGCTGGCAAACTGAGAAAACGGGAAAAACGGGGACGGTACCTGTTTCCGGCAGGCCGGAAACAGGTACCGTCCCCGTTTTTCGGCCGACAGCCAAACCGTGGTGTAGACCGAGTCGCGGTGGACCCGCCGAGAAACGTACGGCAGCCCCGAGATAAGGTAGATTGCATCTATGTAAGATGCGATCTTACTAAGATCGGTGCAATCAAGTGGAGGGCGGGCCAATGGCGTTTCGGGGCAGAGCTCCGGACCTGGCCGTGCTGGAACGGGAGTGGCAAGGCGTCGCCGCAGGTGGGGCAGCCGGCCGGGCAATCATCATGACCGGGCGTCGGCGGGTTGGGAAGTCGCGGCTGGCCGAGGAATTCGCGCGGCGGATCTCCGGGCCAAGCCTGTACTTCCAGGCCACCAAGGGGCGCGCGGCGGCGGCCGAACGGGCCGAATTGGTCGCAGCAGCCGGGTCTGCGGGATGGCCCGGATCCGGGGATGTCGCAGATCTTCCCGCTGGCGACTGGAACCAGGCCTTGCGGCTCTTGGCCATGGCATTGCCCGCAGACAGGCCCTCGTTGGTGGTTCTGGATGAAGTCCCTTGGCTGATCGCGCAGAGCCCGGATTTCGAAGGGGCTCTGCAGACCGTGTGGGACAGGCACTTGTCGGCCAAACCGGTGCTCTTGTTGTTGGTCGGCAGCGACATTTCAGTCATGTCCTCGCTGCAAGCCTATGACCACGCCTTCTTCGGCAGGGAGGCAGTCATGACGGTGGAACCGCTGACGGTGGCGGACGTTGCCGAGATGACAGGCTTGGGCGCGGCTGAGGCGATCGACGGCTGGATCACGACGGGCGGGTTCCCCGAGATCGTGGCCTCATGGCCAAAGGGGGCCACCTGGCGGGAGTTCGTGGCCGAATCCGTGGCCAACCCGCTGTCGCCGCTGTTGGCCGCAGGGCAGTTGACCGTGCTGGGGGAGTTCCCGTCGCCGTCACTGGCTCGGTCTGTGTTGGCGGCTGTGGGCGACGGGGCGCGCACCTTTAGCCACATTGCGCAAAGTGCGGGCGTGAGCGGAGCCGTGGCCTCGGGGAGCTTGAGCCCTGTCCTCAAGACCCTGGAGGACAAGCGGGTCATCGCGAGTTCCACACCCCTGTCCATGAAGCAGGGCGGGCGGGACCGCCGGTATTCCGTGTCCGATCCCTACTTGCGGTTTTGGCTGGCATTTGGCCAGGACGCGGTCAGTTTGGCTGAGCGGGGACGGCCTGATCTGGCTTTGTCCCGAGTGGAGGCGAAGTGGCCGGCTTGGCGGGGTCGCGCGGTCGAGCCGCTGGTGCGAGCGTCGCTGGAGCGCTTGCTGCCGGATGATTCTTGGCCTCAGGTGACCGCGGTGGGTGGTTGGTGGAACCGCCGGAACAACCCAGAGATTGACCTGATCGGGGCCGATCAGAAGCCCGTGGCCGGATCGATCGGCTTCGTGGGCTCGATCAAGTGGCGCGAGGACCGCCCGTTCGGTGGGCGTGACTTCGCGGCCCTGGCGCGCGACGCGACCGCAGTGCCCGGCTTCACTGACGCCACGCCCTTGGTGGCGGTGTCGCGAACAGGCGTCGAGCCAGGCATCCCTTTGGCCCAGTCGTGGACCCCGGAGCACCTGGTAGAAGCCTGGTGTCTCTGAGCAAATGGGAAATGGGGACGGTACCTATTTCCGCGGGAAATAGGTACCGTCCCCATTTCCGCCGACCGCCCCGGGTGCTTTTTCAGAGTCGGCTGTGGCGATGGCCGGCGTGAGCCAGAGGTACAGGTCCGCCGCGGAGTCCTCTGGCGGGAGTTCTAATGCCGTCGACGTGCTGCGCGCTTCCCACGCGCAGTAGGCGGTGGCCGCGTCATTGGTGGATTCGGACGGCGCTCCGTAGACGCGCCTGAGAATGGCCCTTAGGTGTTCGAAGAGGCCGCGCGCGGGCAACTCCAGCAGCGCCCGGTCCAAACTCGGATGGCGCTTCAAAGACGGCCTCTGGCTGAGTTGGCGGAAGTGCGCCATGGAGATCGCGCCAAGCCCGTCCTCCGTGAAACTCAGTTCAACCGCCCAGGGCAGCCCGTAAGCCACAACGTCGATCCAGGCGGAATCCTCCAGTTCCAAGGGCCGTTCGCCCAGGCACGACTCGGAAACCTCGGTTGGACTC includes the following:
- a CDS encoding PKD domain-containing protein, yielding MRFSTLSPIRKSGRNHAGRGQGPLARWLLRGGAVVVAATLGLAAVLLPAQDSSALATTFLLRKKTFGPNEEIVILSGQLSEGCDGIIRVSDIYVVPTGTVSPGDNIKKKDPSGTPNLITATLMGRGFAYETIGYTEPAGKIRPGVYDIIEDVCLDEDFNDGDTILRRAFEVTGVDPLNPPSVASELAIKKIKAEAAKEADRYDDTMSSFGWDYFWLLFGKVAPSSSPRQVLEPLFDSLVCVDDLIGDLVADCEDLISQGMDQVPGPPSFRETAEAVGIFHSRVYRGIAADPPDSAYAEPVVLGQAPDLGSGEGTESRRAAQELLHAVWAEGLAAEAFLHALEKYQGAQEARDPAAAVAQAKAASAYARQAAAGLEAQADARQKLLALEPLPNGLLNPTTAAGLAEIHQRLKGGGSLTAAEVAVLEGYGLNEADRQVFVQAVIDEEVLAAPYVSLADLDAQASAAAATLAPALEEVATLFDGIVSQLETAMASASLSGYPAVALSGSAAGEVGSSVTVTASTGSGNTVAWDTDADGDFDDGTGATASAALTHLGPNAVGALATDASGRQTVAYHLVAAAYPASHPTVVSANPAVGTAVEVDQGAVAAFEITPGHTAGLPVTVTWYVGGQAAGTGNRVEVTGSSAKPIQYVEAELTDTNGVTEWVVWEAWTPAAQGAPGLTAGFRSEASTGLVDVAWDRAGGSIAAVSSVYGTSQNSAASNAINSYYAWSWSTGQNQTTNQWITIDLGADWEIAEVRVTPHSSGNYLPDSVELSVGDNPQGPFTPFAGGSFGTGNATRTWAAPHGVNGRYLRLDVPQAQAGASVITLRRIEVLTGQVGGAEVAFADASSGAAAVTGWAWDFGDGTTSTEQNPTHKYASTGTYQVSLTVTDADGGTATATRSQVVRGQSVNPAVAWPAEPDERFAPVFGINRAELSSVEIDWGDGSAPTSADASSWSPAVPLYSPMHTFPDNGVYQVTVTGTDVYGLPIVPVTTALTVANWPPDLWIAQDHEIYATQLWRPAPSVYDVAADGATLVCEWDYGDGATERGLCAESATWQRHMYAPGTYTATVTVIDKDGGQRSESTTVVVKDSHYVNVYPVAGTATADSVVVRVKVWVWETWAEAAGAQVEIAVGSTVVSVTTDAHGVAEARVPRVAWTPVTASVVAVPGMPFAAGSDSNDLSMIGRPQGDVVFLVDDSGSMAGAISSVRENIDFIAGRLGIALDYQIGVMPLNYEGSGPRILSAATDSLPWIRKAVGLLDTNGNGELGPDAIVSAFDSRTGLRPEAASCLVLVADEHTQWSAYTVADATQALADNDATLFSIVPTAASAGNQEYRDMAIGSGGAVFDFTDFVRNPQPVLSALTTQCVASVADRPDLSVTVEDGLNQVAQDGSGTHTVVVSNDGLVGAIGVELTLDVDGPVSLGSVSGSGVVTPLAGGGSRIAWPAFGLAAGQTASFTVGWSPSAGALAGDVVSAAAQVVDDGSNGADLSPANNSTLDTTVVVAPGTQTVSVVYVDDEAAGAPVVPAAGARTVLVGPRLTAVGFTEAEARAGVPSGFVFVSLDNVATFDDDDQAAQVITVHLAHHRTQSSLVATRTVEYLGAGASTPAPVVQDLLWFVATDDVTGVTTYSTPGGYPEVVSPVVPGFHAEPRAVPATAPVASTLARPADSVVSVVYLAGSEQSVSVVYVDDDLGGGQVAPVPGTRTLLVGARLSPVGFTEAEARAGVPEGYMFSAMEGVAAFDDDDSQAQTITVHLAHHHTVSTLVVTRTVEYTGAGNGTPQPVVQEVLWFVDADDVTGVTVYWSSEGYPAVATPQVEGHTPDRDVVAGTGPVGSTTVLPVDVVEVVEYEPAQEPEPTPTPTATPSPTPTPSTPGSTPSPTSSPTPMPSSTPAGPTPTPSSTPAPTPTPTPTSHAAPTQTPTGTPPLAPSPSASAPVAVPSASAPPSLPITGSGGAGGLAAATAFLLALGAALANAARARRHRTLAN